In Methylacidiphilum infernorum V4, a single window of DNA contains:
- a CDS encoding aromatic ring-hydroxylating oxygenase subunit alpha — MNKDPLFDEWHPILDSEDIPEGQLRSASLLGHDLVLWRGEKGVHAWPDLCLHRGARLSIGKVQGNCLCCPYHGWVYSEEGRCVKIPAHPRVIPPSRAHITPFLSIESYGVVWVSLGAPQGDPFYFPEWKDLSVGKTRTGPYRLNASAPRVLENFLDLAHLPIVHEGILGDLRQPDIPDYHVQQRPGGGWLATDIRLWQPDPDGSGQPQIVSYTYEIIRPLVARFQKTGNGKKYGIYAAVQPINPRESVLWMWNFWYPQDNVTPEGIRIHQERIVAQDRLVVESQRPELLPLDLAAELHLPSDRLSIVYRRWLRELGVSFGTS, encoded by the coding sequence ATGAATAAAGATCCACTTTTTGACGAGTGGCATCCAATCTTGGATTCAGAAGATATTCCCGAAGGACAGCTTCGATCCGCTTCCCTCCTCGGACATGATCTAGTCCTTTGGCGCGGTGAAAAAGGAGTCCATGCTTGGCCCGATCTCTGTTTGCACCGAGGAGCACGCCTTTCAATCGGCAAAGTCCAAGGGAACTGCCTTTGCTGTCCTTACCACGGTTGGGTTTATTCTGAAGAAGGCCGGTGTGTGAAGATCCCTGCTCATCCAAGAGTCATTCCTCCAAGCCGGGCCCATATTACGCCCTTTTTGTCAATCGAAAGCTACGGCGTAGTTTGGGTCTCATTGGGAGCTCCTCAAGGGGATCCCTTTTATTTCCCGGAGTGGAAAGATCTTTCTGTTGGTAAGACTCGAACCGGTCCTTACCGGCTTAACGCCTCAGCCCCGCGTGTGCTGGAAAACTTCCTTGACCTTGCGCACCTTCCCATTGTTCATGAAGGCATCCTGGGTGATTTGCGACAGCCGGATATCCCCGATTATCACGTTCAGCAAAGGCCAGGAGGCGGATGGTTAGCCACCGATATCCGTCTTTGGCAACCTGATCCAGACGGTAGTGGCCAACCACAAATCGTCTCTTACACCTACGAGATCATCCGTCCTCTAGTTGCCCGTTTCCAAAAAACAGGGAACGGCAAGAAGTACGGAATTTATGCTGCGGTTCAGCCGATCAATCCCAGAGAAAGTGTCCTATGGATGTGGAATTTTTGGTACCCACAAGATAACGTCACTCCCGAAGGAATCCGTATCCACCAGGAACGCATCGTTGCCCAGGACCGGTTGGTGGTTGAATCCCAGCGGCCGGAGCTCCTTCCCCTTGATCTTGCGGCAGAGCTTCACCTCCCATCCGATCGGCTCTCCATAGTCTACCGCCGCTGGCTCCGTGAACTTGGCGTTAGCTTCGGCACGAGTTGA
- the uraH gene encoding hydroxyisourate hydrolase, whose product MNQITTHVLDLYHGRPAEGVPLRLYRSDSKELLVDCRTDLMGRAACVPLEKKIFESGWYEIVFAIASYFTRKGVILPDPPFLDEIVIRFGISQLTNSLHIPLLVTPWSYTVYRGQ is encoded by the coding sequence ATGAACCAAATCACGACTCATGTCCTTGATCTCTACCATGGAAGACCGGCCGAAGGAGTGCCTCTTCGCCTCTACCGATCAGACTCAAAGGAGCTCTTGGTCGATTGCCGGACCGACTTAATGGGAAGGGCAGCATGCGTCCCACTTGAAAAAAAAATTTTCGAGTCCGGGTGGTACGAAATCGTCTTTGCGATAGCGAGCTATTTTACCAGAAAGGGGGTTATCCTTCCGGATCCTCCCTTTCTCGACGAGATCGTGATCCGTTTCGGAATTAGCCAACTAACCAATTCCCTTCACATTCCCCTTCTCGTTACCCCATGGAGCTACACAGTTTACCGCGGTCAATGA
- a CDS encoding adenine deaminase has product MVSRKKPFAIAPLTKMTRSLSLVASGQWPPELILRNSQLLCPYTEAILPDREIWIMGGRIAAVKPKGTAPTRWAGREYDVEGGIVAPGLIDPHVHIESSMVGACAYAEAALLNGTTTVFCDCHEIANVLGLRGIKWMIEDCRRSPLNIFLTVPSTVPATNERIETSGGRIDWWDVAYIFDRFPEAIALGEKMDFVAVASGHPHAHAILREALRRGRPVCGHIYGEEFVAAYAASGITDTHEATEGDIALAMLQAGIWIFLRGGPPSTPWHSLPKAIEAVTRLGASPKRLCVCTDDRDPEDLLLFGLDWVVRECWRHGLSRPLGWSLGSLHPALRFGMDGEIGGLAPGRRADLVLLDDQGQVQNTWLGGELVVEKGKITQSLEQALNIRYHYPRSAYRTVRLPRQTLSPPSLPKIPKLFHVLGIEPQGILSRHLTMVTSGGEILRLIEEGKLSWLVVLERHGKSREISWGIAEGIGRVQGAVASTVSHDAHNLLVAGSNVEDMEVAVRILEKVQGGICVVSSGRVLALVELPIAGLLSEKRIGEVAKEMHRLKKAWHDVGCRLPFMGFNLLSLSVIPEIRLTNKGLVLVPEMRFVPLYESVKERGIENSTSQLVPKLTPSSRSQRR; this is encoded by the coding sequence ATGGTTAGCCGAAAGAAGCCCTTTGCTATTGCCCCTCTTACAAAAATGACCCGTTCACTATCCCTGGTCGCCTCGGGTCAATGGCCGCCAGAGTTGATATTGCGTAATTCCCAGTTGCTTTGCCCCTATACCGAGGCGATCCTACCTGACCGGGAAATTTGGATTATGGGAGGTCGCATTGCTGCGGTGAAGCCCAAGGGAACTGCACCAACTCGTTGGGCTGGGAGGGAATATGACGTTGAAGGGGGAATTGTGGCCCCTGGGCTCATTGATCCCCATGTGCACATTGAAAGTAGCATGGTTGGTGCATGTGCCTATGCCGAAGCAGCTTTACTTAACGGTACGACTACGGTCTTCTGCGATTGCCACGAGATCGCTAACGTTTTGGGTTTAAGAGGAATCAAGTGGATGATCGAGGATTGCCGGAGATCCCCTCTTAACATTTTTCTCACGGTGCCAAGTACCGTACCCGCAACCAATGAACGGATTGAAACCTCTGGGGGTAGGATCGATTGGTGGGATGTTGCCTATATTTTTGATCGATTTCCCGAGGCGATCGCTCTTGGAGAAAAGATGGATTTCGTTGCAGTCGCTTCGGGTCATCCCCATGCCCATGCTATTCTCCGGGAAGCTCTCAGGCGGGGTCGTCCTGTTTGTGGTCACATCTATGGGGAGGAATTTGTGGCGGCCTATGCCGCAAGCGGGATCACCGATACCCATGAGGCGACAGAGGGTGATATCGCTTTAGCGATGCTCCAAGCGGGGATCTGGATTTTCCTGCGTGGAGGTCCACCCTCGACGCCGTGGCATAGCCTTCCCAAGGCAATCGAAGCTGTGACACGCTTAGGTGCTTCCCCTAAGCGGCTTTGCGTTTGTACCGACGATCGAGATCCCGAAGACCTTCTGCTTTTTGGGCTCGACTGGGTCGTCCGCGAGTGTTGGCGTCATGGTCTTAGTCGACCGCTTGGCTGGAGCCTCGGTTCTCTTCATCCCGCACTCCGTTTTGGAATGGATGGGGAGATAGGGGGCTTGGCACCCGGTCGCCGTGCCGATTTGGTGTTGCTTGATGATCAAGGACAAGTTCAAAACACCTGGCTTGGCGGAGAGTTGGTAGTCGAGAAAGGAAAGATCACCCAGAGTCTTGAGCAAGCCTTGAATATCCGGTATCATTATCCACGATCTGCTTATCGAACGGTGCGGTTACCGCGGCAAACGCTTAGCCCTCCCTCACTTCCCAAGATCCCAAAGCTTTTCCACGTCCTTGGAATAGAGCCTCAGGGAATTCTGTCCCGCCATCTAACAATGGTGACCTCTGGAGGTGAGATTCTTAGGTTGATTGAAGAGGGGAAGTTGAGTTGGCTTGTCGTTCTCGAACGTCATGGAAAGAGTAGAGAAATTTCTTGGGGTATTGCAGAAGGGATCGGTCGGGTTCAAGGAGCCGTCGCCTCTACCGTAAGTCACGATGCGCACAATCTGCTAGTCGCAGGGAGCAATGTTGAGGATATGGAAGTTGCTGTGCGCATTTTGGAAAAGGTCCAAGGAGGAATATGCGTTGTTTCCAGTGGACGAGTTCTAGCTTTGGTTGAACTCCCTATTGCCGGTCTTCTCTCAGAGAAAAGAATTGGTGAAGTAGCTAAAGAGATGCACCGATTAAAGAAAGCTTGGCATGATGTCGGTTGTCGTCTCCCCTTCATGGGCTTTAACCTCCTTTCCCTTTCTGTGATCCCCGAGATTCGGTTAACTAACAAGGGTCTTGTGCTCGTACCGGAAATGCGCTTTGTCCCGCTCTATGAATCGGTAAAGGAAAGGGGGATAGAAAACTCCACCTCTCAACTCGTGCCGAAGCTAACGCCAAGTTCACGGAGCCAGCGGCGGTAG
- a CDS encoding purine-cytosine permease family protein, protein MKKETPFQAKKKAPPLKAGGVEWVDCQEVHAQPKSLFRLWMAANVNIATLGTGAIATTLLVLPFWKAILAIIASSLLGSLTLGFFSTYGVRYDVPMIAISERWFGSTGNRVFSLFSFLSGTGWFAVNTAVCAYALERSLPIHPVLAIFLLSLAQTLFASVGNKLILKAENACYLILLSLFTVITAFCLLSLPTGSYLAPNPGSRGEIPGAWILMINIGLSNFSGWLPFAADYSRGMGQTQKNRSIEKEVFWYAFLGSFFSTSWVEILGAFLGKSIRSENPTDLLFTLLPSSLHLLLAAAIVIGTISANMINLYSAGLCLLGTGIRIPFCQASIFVGITGLGAALFGYRHFYQRFEEFLFLLDFLVLPRMAILAITHLRTRTSRIPLLKSGTIGFLCWLLGVIVSIPWIRQEPLFIGRMAATYPQLGDLSFLLGCTVSSLSYWIFTKPVQEFAPPTEVNPLASLNNRPTPGPQLRFVEESCTLRDNGSSLPGTE, encoded by the coding sequence ATGAAGAAAGAAACTCCCTTCCAAGCCAAAAAGAAAGCCCCTCCTCTCAAAGCAGGGGGAGTCGAGTGGGTCGATTGCCAGGAAGTTCATGCTCAGCCAAAAAGCCTTTTTCGGCTCTGGATGGCAGCTAATGTCAACATCGCTACCTTAGGGACCGGTGCGATTGCTACGACTCTTCTGGTCCTTCCTTTCTGGAAAGCAATCCTGGCCATTATCGCTTCTAGCTTACTTGGCTCTCTTACCCTAGGTTTTTTCTCTACTTACGGGGTTCGCTATGATGTTCCCATGATCGCCATTTCTGAACGATGGTTCGGGTCAACGGGAAACAGGGTCTTTTCCTTGTTTTCCTTTCTGAGCGGAACAGGATGGTTTGCCGTCAATACCGCCGTTTGTGCCTACGCCCTAGAAAGATCTCTCCCGATCCATCCCGTCCTGGCTATCTTTCTTCTTTCCCTAGCTCAAACCCTTTTCGCATCGGTTGGTAACAAGCTCATCTTAAAGGCAGAAAACGCCTGCTACCTTATCCTCCTATCCCTCTTCACCGTTATCACCGCCTTCTGCCTGCTTTCTCTACCGACGGGGTCCTATTTAGCTCCAAATCCAGGGAGCAGAGGAGAAATCCCCGGGGCATGGATTCTCATGATCAACATCGGTCTTTCCAACTTCAGTGGTTGGTTACCTTTCGCAGCCGACTATTCCCGCGGTATGGGTCAGACCCAAAAAAACCGTTCGATCGAAAAAGAAGTCTTTTGGTACGCTTTCTTGGGGTCGTTCTTTTCGACGAGCTGGGTCGAAATTCTAGGTGCTTTTCTTGGGAAAAGCATCCGTTCCGAAAACCCGACAGATCTGCTTTTTACTTTGCTCCCAAGCTCCCTTCACCTTCTCCTAGCAGCCGCAATTGTGATCGGAACAATCAGTGCCAACATGATCAATCTTTATTCGGCCGGCCTTTGTCTTCTAGGTACTGGAATCCGCATTCCCTTCTGCCAAGCTTCGATCTTTGTCGGCATAACGGGTTTGGGAGCGGCCCTTTTTGGTTATCGCCACTTCTACCAGCGGTTCGAAGAGTTTCTCTTCCTCCTCGACTTCCTCGTCTTACCTCGGATGGCGATTTTAGCCATAACCCATCTCAGAACACGAACCTCGCGCATTCCACTGCTCAAGAGTGGAACGATCGGCTTTCTTTGCTGGCTTTTGGGAGTGATTGTTTCTATTCCTTGGATTAGGCAAGAACCCTTGTTCATAGGAAGGATGGCCGCAACGTATCCCCAATTGGGGGATCTCTCCTTCTTACTCGGCTGCACGGTCTCTTCCCTGTCTTACTGGATCTTCACCAAGCCTGTCCAGGAATTTGCCCCACCAACAGAAGTCAACCCGCTAGCCTCATTAAACAATCGGCCAACACCCGGACCCCAGCTTCGATTTGTTGAGGAGAGCTGTACTCTTCGGGACAATGGCTCTTCCCTTCCCGGCACGGAATGA
- a CDS encoding MotA/TolQ/ExbB proton channel family protein, with protein MSFANIILNTFFRGGPIMWPLLLTAIIAFATVFERIFWWSMVQLRRKGSRLSEVYNFLKSGQIEEAVKLAQASKDPVMKMIWWGLTHHETSLQNALQVAAGFELKEAGRGLAILDTTVTLGPLLGLLGTVTGIMNAFHFVGNEELAAVKVSGGIAEALIATATGLALAIFALIPFNYFSRKVANLQFDLETAASNVELLLQSRNRGTAETKSDILTLSIKDNGKVLLEKTEIDRNELVDVLKRRKEQEPNLHLYVQADANANQGDVANILDKVWAAGIQKIGFQFKEEASPLGR; from the coding sequence ATGAGCTTTGCTAATATTATTCTAAATACCTTCTTCCGAGGAGGCCCGATCATGTGGCCCCTGCTTCTTACCGCTATCATCGCCTTTGCTACGGTGTTTGAACGGATCTTCTGGTGGTCAATGGTCCAACTCCGACGAAAGGGAAGTAGACTTTCTGAAGTCTATAACTTTCTTAAAAGCGGCCAGATCGAGGAAGCGGTAAAACTTGCCCAAGCATCTAAGGATCCTGTCATGAAAATGATCTGGTGGGGACTTACCCACCATGAAACATCCCTGCAGAATGCCTTGCAAGTAGCGGCAGGCTTTGAGCTAAAGGAAGCAGGACGCGGACTTGCCATTCTCGATACAACCGTCACTTTAGGACCTCTATTGGGACTCTTGGGAACCGTTACGGGCATCATGAATGCCTTTCACTTCGTCGGTAACGAGGAGCTTGCAGCAGTCAAGGTAAGCGGGGGTATCGCCGAAGCCCTTATCGCCACCGCAACGGGACTAGCCCTTGCCATCTTTGCTCTGATCCCCTTTAACTACTTCAGCCGAAAGGTGGCTAATCTCCAGTTTGATCTCGAGACGGCAGCAAGCAACGTGGAGCTTCTCCTGCAAAGCCGAAACCGCGGTACGGCTGAAACGAAGAGTGACATTCTTACCTTGTCGATAAAAGACAACGGGAAAGTCTTGCTCGAGAAGACGGAGATCGATAGGAACGAGCTTGTCGATGTGCTAAAACGAAGAAAAGAGCAGGAACCTAATTTGCATCTTTATGTTCAGGCCGACGCGAACGCCAATCAAGGGGATGTCGCAAACATCCTCGATAAGGTATGGGCGGCAGGGATACAAAAAATCGGTTTCCAATTCAAAGAGGAAGCTTCACCGCTCGGTCGTTAA
- a CDS encoding MFS transporter, translated as MEEKGKNNLLIIRTLVGHLSKLVHPSSRPSLLPLDIADHSINRGLDYRYRRWAFLYVLKGIRSDRLPQASNPKERLSSRSYQDRVSIDSSTPFRLHQLYPFVVAFFAWTFAVYDFLLFGLLLPVLAKEFNWTATQSVSIAFWVTIASFFCSLLVGPIADGFGRRNALVLTVGGAALSSGLTAFTTGPLSLILARSLSGLGYSEQAVQAAYLAELEAVEKRGRFYGFIQGGWPFGQLLATGAAGLLLPWVGWRGVFLIASFPAVIILLARLWLPESPYFLRLRRFRQLYRRNPEVAVRYALKNRMDVESSRQFLLTQLLAPELRGQFLFLLLAFFFNWFAGEIFTVLITTLLTQFKGLSYGESLWVFGLGSAVAYVGYVTHGLLGHILGRRETVAMAWTASAVAYAALLFLAKGFWTVTLLYALADFWRAGAYGALFPYIAESFPTRVRASATTFINAIGPLGAIVSSLLFSIALAHGISGIYASFWIGVLPTLFSGLLLLCCRRVPPGMELDRIGQ; from the coding sequence ATGGAAGAAAAGGGGAAGAATAACCTTCTGATTATTAGAACCCTAGTTGGACATCTAAGCAAGCTTGTCCATCCCTCAAGCCGACCATCGCTTCTTCCATTAGATATTGCCGATCATTCAATTAATCGAGGGCTGGACTACCGGTACCGGCGATGGGCTTTTCTTTATGTCTTAAAGGGGATAAGATCCGACCGGCTCCCTCAAGCTTCGAACCCAAAGGAAAGGTTAAGTTCAAGAAGTTATCAAGACCGGGTTTCAATTGATTCCTCAACCCCTTTTCGATTACATCAACTTTATCCCTTTGTGGTCGCCTTCTTCGCTTGGACATTCGCAGTTTATGATTTTTTGCTCTTTGGTCTTCTCCTCCCCGTGCTGGCCAAGGAATTCAACTGGACGGCAACGCAAAGCGTTTCCATTGCGTTTTGGGTTACAATTGCAAGCTTTTTCTGCTCTCTTCTTGTCGGACCTATCGCTGATGGTTTTGGACGACGCAATGCCCTTGTTCTTACGGTGGGTGGAGCAGCCCTAAGCTCGGGGTTAACCGCTTTTACGACTGGCCCTCTTTCCCTTATACTCGCCCGATCCCTCTCCGGCCTTGGCTACTCGGAACAGGCGGTCCAAGCGGCATATCTTGCCGAGCTCGAAGCCGTCGAAAAACGTGGGCGTTTCTATGGCTTTATCCAGGGAGGATGGCCATTCGGACAACTCCTGGCCACCGGTGCAGCAGGTTTGCTTCTTCCCTGGGTGGGTTGGCGCGGCGTTTTTCTCATCGCCAGCTTCCCCGCCGTAATCATATTGTTAGCTCGGCTCTGGCTCCCGGAGAGCCCTTACTTTCTTCGACTAAGGCGTTTTCGTCAACTTTACCGCCGTAACCCTGAAGTGGCCGTTCGATATGCCTTAAAGAACCGCATGGATGTGGAAAGCTCACGGCAGTTCCTGCTTACCCAACTCCTAGCTCCAGAGCTCCGTGGGCAGTTTCTCTTTCTACTCCTCGCCTTCTTTTTTAACTGGTTTGCCGGAGAAATCTTCACGGTCTTGATTACCACCCTTCTTACACAGTTCAAGGGATTGAGCTACGGGGAGTCGCTCTGGGTTTTTGGCTTGGGAAGCGCCGTTGCCTACGTTGGATATGTTACCCACGGACTGTTAGGTCATATCTTGGGTCGACGAGAGACTGTGGCGATGGCTTGGACGGCCTCGGCGGTCGCCTACGCAGCCCTACTCTTTCTTGCTAAAGGATTTTGGACCGTGACCCTGCTCTATGCCCTTGCCGATTTCTGGCGAGCGGGAGCCTACGGTGCACTCTTCCCTTACATCGCCGAGTCTTTTCCCACTCGTGTCCGGGCCAGTGCTACAACTTTCATTAACGCAATTGGACCGCTGGGTGCAATTGTAAGTTCTTTGCTCTTCAGTATCGCTCTTGCTCACGGGATCAGTGGCATCTATGCTAGTTTTTGGATCGGGGTTCTTCCCACGCTTTTCTCCGGACTCCTTCTCTTATGTTGTCGTCGTGTGCCTCCCGGTATGGAGCTTGATAGGATCGGTCAGTAA
- a CDS encoding TonB-dependent receptor: MYWVYKQTSCHKDGLHRLNLAQVLLFHFSGAKFEMKVKTGQRQLPLPTAQSLSLFPSRTQLFSFLFWWLVAASALNSSETASSFPQASSTSEPSTPLSDPPSTPNDISTPEPTAAGSSAPGGQQGSLPGMVVSTTAPGESMLPTATPTESGAYGQPMNVLDIPRQLFPVNQKILQTEGAGTQGWFDPVSTAFLSPGSTAAAGNNLVFAPMIRGMPPLGYINGMQMTMQDAGWWNLPWNYNMVESMDVIEGPPNAVLGEFQPNGGAVNYITKQPYFDRFRGYVWDTTGMYENYLWGADIGGPIDKEKKIAYRFSYMGMENGSYYQYQYNDQQNFYLALSARPSDNYSVDFYSDFGTYNFNILDFMNRPTNELINNDLYQTGALAPSQVTFGFPPFNTYAGPLVPISLRSTAMNPASGAQGMSGMLQLVQNLIVNDDLRVRNNTFVFYIRSSLIDYAQWEDIDITGDYEVFNRTEVLAALHPEEALFEQNIDAGLEFGFQRNLDYEAVSFFGIQNAWSIVNPNNPTLANPYLWNAELSTSFMAGVGNPLAFGGGDWPIPSAPPGWYFEPLNGYSLTEDSQFWEVAPFYQHNIHFTDKLMLLVGGRATNLFISAQTPPGTPAFLSTSYDAAVLMPMVNVSPVYKPFPWMTAYFDFNWGYTSAVGVMGGYTPIYAGAEFRLVNQLIEGGMKFSLLKDKLYITTAGFQQNLYIPNVGLPPAPAYIKGFELALTYQPTKNFWARIQYLLANGTEDWSGLPIGPFQFQTYSTSTALAQGLPLNNATSYPPGKYAFVGWPDQSLTAMVTYQTNMGLGVTLSALVLSNQYLDYSYNLEIPTEYVINGRLFYTTSQWDFAVNIYNLTDNRHLWFPYGPGVTFGREMNTEQIVAGLPFWIQGTVAYRF; the protein is encoded by the coding sequence ATGTATTGGGTATATAAGCAAACTTCATGCCACAAGGATGGACTGCATCGCTTGAACTTGGCACAGGTTCTGCTTTTTCACTTCTCCGGAGCCAAGTTCGAAATGAAGGTAAAGACCGGGCAAAGACAGTTACCTCTACCCACTGCCCAGTCCCTGTCTCTTTTCCCGTCAAGGACTCAACTCTTCTCCTTTCTTTTCTGGTGGCTTGTAGCAGCTTCAGCCTTAAATTCTTCCGAAACAGCCTCGTCTTTCCCGCAGGCTTCTTCAACTTCCGAGCCCTCAACGCCTTTATCCGATCCGCCAAGTACTCCAAACGACATATCCACTCCAGAACCTACTGCGGCCGGTTCGTCAGCTCCAGGAGGTCAACAGGGCAGCCTTCCCGGCATGGTGGTCAGTACAACCGCTCCCGGCGAGTCGATGCTTCCGACGGCCACCCCCACCGAGTCTGGAGCCTACGGGCAGCCGATGAACGTGCTCGATATCCCCAGGCAACTCTTTCCCGTCAACCAGAAAATCTTGCAAACCGAGGGAGCCGGTACCCAGGGTTGGTTTGATCCCGTCAGTACCGCTTTTCTTTCCCCCGGTTCGACTGCTGCCGCAGGTAACAACCTTGTCTTTGCGCCCATGATTCGAGGCATGCCTCCTCTGGGCTATATTAACGGGATGCAAATGACAATGCAGGACGCAGGTTGGTGGAACCTCCCGTGGAACTACAACATGGTTGAATCGATGGACGTGATCGAGGGACCGCCCAATGCCGTCCTTGGCGAGTTCCAGCCCAACGGCGGGGCCGTCAACTACATCACCAAGCAGCCTTACTTTGACCGGTTCCGCGGTTACGTATGGGATACAACCGGGATGTACGAAAATTACCTCTGGGGAGCTGACATCGGCGGACCGATCGACAAGGAAAAGAAGATCGCTTACCGATTCAGCTACATGGGAATGGAGAACGGTAGTTACTATCAATACCAGTATAACGACCAGCAGAACTTCTACCTGGCCTTGAGCGCTCGGCCCTCCGACAATTACTCGGTTGATTTCTACTCCGATTTTGGTACCTACAACTTTAACATCCTCGATTTCATGAATCGGCCGACCAACGAGCTGATCAACAACGATCTATACCAGACCGGGGCTTTAGCTCCCTCGCAAGTAACATTCGGATTTCCCCCATTCAACACCTATGCGGGGCCGCTTGTTCCCATTAGCCTGCGCTCGACTGCCATGAACCCGGCCAGCGGTGCCCAGGGGATGAGCGGCATGCTCCAGTTGGTTCAAAACTTAATCGTCAATGACGATTTGCGGGTTCGAAACAACACTTTTGTTTTTTACATCCGTAGCTCGCTCATCGACTATGCACAATGGGAGGACATAGACATCACTGGAGACTACGAGGTATTCAATCGGACCGAGGTTTTAGCGGCCCTCCACCCCGAAGAGGCTCTCTTTGAGCAGAACATCGATGCGGGGCTTGAGTTCGGATTCCAACGCAACCTCGATTACGAAGCGGTTTCCTTCTTTGGGATTCAAAACGCCTGGAGCATCGTCAATCCGAACAATCCTACCCTAGCCAATCCTTACCTTTGGAATGCCGAGCTATCGACTTCCTTTATGGCGGGCGTAGGCAATCCTCTCGCTTTCGGTGGGGGAGATTGGCCTATTCCTTCGGCTCCTCCCGGGTGGTATTTTGAACCCTTAAACGGTTATTCGCTTACCGAGGATTCGCAGTTTTGGGAAGTTGCCCCCTTCTACCAGCACAACATCCACTTCACCGACAAACTCATGCTCCTGGTGGGCGGTCGGGCGACAAACCTCTTCATCAGTGCCCAAACTCCTCCAGGCACGCCGGCTTTCCTTTCCACCAGTTACGACGCGGCCGTGCTCATGCCGATGGTCAACGTGAGCCCGGTCTATAAACCCTTCCCGTGGATGACCGCCTATTTCGACTTCAACTGGGGGTATACGAGTGCGGTGGGAGTCATGGGGGGTTATACACCGATCTATGCTGGGGCCGAGTTCCGACTCGTCAACCAGCTCATCGAGGGAGGAATGAAGTTTAGCCTGCTCAAAGACAAGCTCTACATCACCACGGCAGGTTTCCAACAGAACTTGTACATCCCCAACGTCGGGTTGCCCCCAGCTCCGGCTTACATCAAGGGCTTTGAACTTGCCCTCACCTACCAGCCAACCAAGAACTTCTGGGCTCGCATCCAGTATCTTCTTGCCAATGGTACCGAGGACTGGTCAGGGCTTCCCATAGGCCCCTTCCAGTTCCAGACCTATTCAACATCAACCGCATTGGCCCAAGGCCTTCCCCTCAACAACGCGACCAGTTATCCCCCAGGCAAGTATGCCTTTGTGGGTTGGCCCGATCAATCCTTGACCGCTATGGTTACCTACCAGACCAACATGGGCCTAGGGGTAACCCTTTCGGCACTCGTTTTGAGCAACCAGTATCTCGATTATTCTTACAACCTAGAAATCCCCACCGAGTATGTCATCAATGGGCGCCTTTTTTACACGACATCCCAGTGGGATTTTGCTGTAAACATTTATAACCTGACAGATAACCGGCATTTGTGGTTTCCCTACGGCCCAGGAGTAACATTCGGCAGGGAAATGAATACCGAGCAGATCGTTGCTGGATTACCTTTTTGGATACAAGGCACGGTCGCCTACAGGTTTTAA